One region of Parambassis ranga chromosome 21, fParRan2.1, whole genome shotgun sequence genomic DNA includes:
- the gli2a gene encoding zinc finger protein GLI2a — METSAPTATDKKECKTSGLDGSSFSELPKKPSPTTLSRGAHHLFPTFHTPIPIDMRHHEGRYHYEPHPLHTMHGPPGLTGSPVISDISLIHLSPHAAAGTGDSPFNPPHPYVSPHMEHYLRSVHGSPTLSMISAARGLSPAEVTHEHLKDRALFSLPPPPPGANPTEYYHLMASASQRSPYGDLLMQSGVAAAAAAAAAAAHLPDYITPVDVSRFSSPRLTPRLSRKRALSISPLSDASIDLQTMIRTSPNSLVAYINNSRSSSAASSSYGHLSVGGISPTFSFPHPINPVAYQQLLSQQRGLNAFGHTPPLIQPSPSSFSARQHPLNTSPMSTHNSSNSEANQNASGDPAVSSTVNPLMTKRSKVKTEAEGPLPISPSSQDHSGGILDLSEDLDKDECKQEPEAIYETNCHWEGCSKEYDTQDQLVHHINNDHIHGEKKEFVCRWEECSREQKPFKAQYMLVVHMRRHTGEKPHKCTFEGCSKAYSRLENLKTHLRSHTGEKPYVCEHEGCNKAFSNASDRAKHQNRTHSNEKPYVCKIPGCTKRYTDPSSLRKHVKTVHGPEAHVTKKQRSDAPPRPQPPKGNGENEANSKHGSRGGDSKTETNSTSRGVEDYMQVKSVKMENSMTYQSSPGGHSSCSSEPSPLSSANNNDSGVEMAMHSGGSFGDLSAQDECPMVDSTVPAGGQHAGVGLQLRKATGHSGAVTIKLENIKKERLRTVRDSCPWVNSAPQPPQGQRNSMKLPPIPAVGSLLESSNLMNNISSPYPGQRNGDLSLCEVTLLNQLNERRDSTTSTMSSAYTMSRRSSGISPCYSSRRSSEASQFGANRHNNISSADSYDPISTDLSRRSSEASHCGGGGGVSGGGGGGLPSLLNLTPAQHYRLKAKYAAAIGGAPPTPLPNMDRMSLRTRMALYTDSQEGSSHPFHQPPCGAVPRRCSDIGYGSQSMMPHEVPTNLPRRASDPVRRPTLDPLSFPRVQRYNSMNSMNPMNAPSAAERHQALTMQGYTRSDGSLQRYPFAPRPPSISENVVMENMAVDGMISGTEHSGEDDMVLPDDVVQYIRAQNSGPSGHTLSQVNYNNQTQGYQTGMAPPASSYAQRRMAMVDATMSLSGQDMQSCQMGPGGSLQPFSAPSNNISKNNMPVQWNEVSSGTVDTSTKLSKQQQHPLRGNLAVVQQRNNFGLFQGQSQGLSSNQQVVPMSQNMSLQGYANHRLTNVSIQQQQQQQQQRQCNNMNLSEQMSPQQGFGQEAIPNSISGSTSMRPTRMADPELQSYRVRTDGYSHVNHVDQQQSYNTVSQQQHNISNGARGMLQPRPPTEPKSTARQHTGSNLTQPSRIPKPSDISPGLGNDTSEASPKRPSGSHINNPENPNSAGFYTAQIQMFEPASVSFDAPMSPCASQAPASNNSAPANMASPGVNQVSSSTVDSSTGACVGTEHAQIDFDSMLDDGDHSSLMSGTLSPGLLQSLSQSSSRLTTPRNSVTLASVPAGIGNMAIGDMNSMLTALAEESKFLNLIS, encoded by the exons GTGCTCACCACCTCTTTCCCACATTTCACACACCTATTCCAATCGACATGAGGCACCATGAGGGGCGATACCATTATGAGCCTCACCCACTCCACACCATGCATGG ACCTCCTGGACTGACAGGCAGTCCAGTCATCTCAGATATTTCTCTGATACACCTATCACCCCACGCGGCGGCAGGGACAGGTGACTCACCATTCAACCCTCCACATCCGTATGTCAGCCCCCACATGGAGCACTACCTGCGCTCAGTACATGGCAGTCCCACTCTCTCAATGATCTCAGCAGCTCGAGGACTTAGTCCTGCTGAAG TGACCCACGAGCACCTGAAGGATCGTGCCCTGTtcagtcttcctcctccaccaccagggGCCAACCCCACAGAGTACTACCACCTGATGGCCAGCGCCAGCCAGAGGAGCCCATACGGTGATCTGCTGATGCAGAGcggtgtggcagcagcagcggcagcagcagccgctGCAGCTCATCTACCGGATTACATCACCCCCGTGGATG TATCCCGTTTTTCGAGCCCAAGGCTAACTCCCAGACTAAGCAGGAAAAGGGCACTGTCCATCTCGCCGCTGTCAGATGCCAGCATTGACTTGCAGACCATGATCCGCACCTCACCAAACTCCTTAGTGGCCTACATCAACAACTCCCGCTCCAGTTCGGCTGCTAGTAGCTCTTATGGGCATCTCTCTGTCGGAGGAATCAG CCCCACGTTCAGCTTCCCACATCCTATCAACCCAGTGGCCtaccagcagctgctgtccCAGCAGAGGGGTCTCAACGCCTTCGGCCACACACCTCCACTTATCCAACCATcaccctcctctttctctgctcgccAGCACCCCCTCAACACTTCACCTATGTCCACTCACAACAGCTCCAACTCTGAGGCAAACCAG AATGCGAGTGGAGACCCAGCAGTGAGTAGCACAGTCAACCCACTGATGAccaagaggtcaaaggttaaaacCGAAGCAGAGGGCCCACTGCCTATTTCTCCATCCTCTCAG gACCACAGTGGGGGGATCTTGGATCTGAGTGAAGATCTGGATAAAGACGAGTGCAAGCAAGAGCCTGAGGCCATATATGAGACCAACTGTCACTGGGAAGGCTGTTCCAAGGAGTATGACACCCAGGATCAACTTGTACAT CATATCAACAATGACCACATCCACGGTGAGAAGAAAGAGTTTGTGTGTCGTTGGGAGGAGTGTTCCCGCGAGCAGAAGCCCTTCAAGGCCCAGTATATGCTGGTGGTACACATGAGGCGACACACAGGGGAGAAGCCACACAAATGCACA tTTGAGGGCTGCTCGAAAGCCTATTCCCGCCTGGAGAACCTCAAGACCCACCTAAGGTCCCACACTGGGGAAAAGCCttatgtgtgtgagcatgaaGGCTGCAACAAGGCCTTTTCCAATGCCTCTGACCGGGCCAAGCACCAGAACCGCACACATTCAAATGAG AAACCATATGTGTGTAAAATCCCGGGATGCACCAAGCGCTACACTGACCCTAGCTCACTCAGGAAGCATGTCAAGACTGTCCACGGACCCGAGGCCCACGTCACCAAGAAACAACGAAGCGATGCTCCTCCGAGACCGCAGCCACCCAAGGGCAACGGGGAAAATGAGGCAAACTCCAAGCATGGGTCAAGAGGCGGGGATAGCAAGACAGAAACCAACAGCACCTCTAGAGGTGTGGAGGACTATATGCAAGTCAAATCTGTCAAGATGGAGAACTCCATG ACATATCAGTCCAGTCCTGGTGGCCACTCGTCATGTAGCAGTGAGCCGTCGCCTCTCAGCAGCGCCAACAACAACGACAGTGGGGTAGAGATGGCCATGCACAGCGGAGGCAGCTTCGGGGACCTCAGCGCGCAGGATGAGTGCCCCATGGTTGACTCCACTGTTCCCGCTGGTGGACAGCATGCGGGGGTGGGGCTTCAGTTAAGGAAAGCCACAGGTCACAGTGGCGCAGTCACCATCAAGCTGGAAAACATAAAGAAGGAAAGACTAAGGACAGTAAGGGACTCATGTCCCTGGGTTAACTCTGCACCACAGCCACCGCAGGGCCAACGCAACAGCATGAAGCTGCCTCCCATACCTGCAGTTG GTTCCCTGCTGGAGAGCTCCAACCTGATGAATAACATAAGCAGTCCCTACCCTGGACAACGCAATGGAGACCTGTCTTTATGTGAAGTCACATTGCTAAACCAACTGAATGAACGGCGTGacagcaccaccagcaccatGAGCTCAGCTTACACCATGAGTCGGCGCTCCTCTGGCATCTCACCCTGCTATTCCAGCCGTCGCTCGAGCGAGGCATCCCAGTTTGGTGCTAACCGCCACAACAATATCAGTTCTGCTGATTCCTATGATCCAATCTCCACTGATCTGTCCCGCCGCTCCAGTGAGGCAAGCcactgtggtggaggtggtggtgtgagtggaggaggtggaggaggcctTCCTAGCCTTCTCAATCTCACACCAGCTCAGCATTATCGGCTAAAAGCAAAGTATGCCGCTGCCATTGGTGGAGCTCCGCCCACTCCTCTCCCCAATATGGACAGAATGAGCCTCAGAACACGCATGGCACTCTACACTGACTCCCAGGAAGGCTCCTCACACCCATTTCATCAGCCGCCATGTGGAGCAGTGCCAAGGCGATGCAGTGACATTGGTTATGGGTCACAGAGCATGATGCCTCATGAAGTACCCACCAACCTTCCACGTCGTGCTAGTGACCCTGTGCGTCGTCCCACACTGGACCCACTCTCCTTTCCAAGGGTCCAGCGCTATAACAGCATGAACAGCATGAACCCCATGAATgctccatcagctgcagagCGCCACCAAGCACTGACTATGCAGGGCTACACTCGCTCAGATGGAAGCCTGCAGCGCTACCCATTTGCCCCCAGACCACCAAGCATTTCTGAGAATGTGGTCATGGAAAACATGGCAGTAGATGGGATGATTAGTGGGACGGAACATAGTGGAGAAGATGATATGGTGCTTCCAGATGATGTGGTACAGTACATCAGGGCACAGAATTCTGGGCCCTCAGGTCACACCTTGAGCCAAGTCAATTATAACAATCAGACACAAGGCTATCAGACAGGCATGGCACCACCAGCTTCATCTTATGCACAGAGGAGGATGGCCATGGTGGATGCAACAATGTCTCTGTCTGGTCAGGATATGCAGTCCTGCCAGATGGGTCCAGGTGGCTCTCTGCAGCCTTTCTCAGCACCATCAAACAACATAAGTAAGAACAACATGCCGGTGCAGTGGAATGAGGTGAGCTCAGGGACTGTTGACACATCAACCAAGCTCTctaaacagcagcaacatccaCTCAGGGGGAATCTAGCTGTTGTTCAGCAGAGGAACAACTTCGGCCTGTTCCAGGGACAAAGTCAGGGCCTGAGCAGCAACCAACAGGTTGTGCCAATGAGTCAGAATATGTCTTTGCAGGGATATGCCAATCACAGGCTGACAAATGTctccatccagcagcagcagcagcaacaacaacagaggcAATGCAACAATATGAACCTTAGTGAGCAAATGAGTCCTCAGCAAGGGTTTGGCCAAGAGGCAATCCCAAACTCTATATCTGGGAGCACTAGCATGAGACCTACACGCATGGCAGATCCAGAACTGCAGAGTTACAGAGTGAGGACTGATGGTTATTCTCATGTGAACCATGTGGATCAGCAGCAAAGTTACAACACTgtctcccagcagcagcacaatatCTCAAATGGAGCCAGGGGAATGTTACAACCCAGGCCTCCCACAGAGCCTAAGTCTACTGCCAGACAACACACAGGGTCCAACCTGACCCAACCAAGCCGAATACCGAAGCCATCTGATATCAGCCCCGGTCTTGGTAATGACACGTCAGAGGCAAGCCCAAAGAGGCCCAGTGGATCCCACATCAACAACCCAGAGAATCCCAACTCTGCTGGGTTCTACACTGCTCAGATTCAGATGTTTGAGCCAGCCTCTGTCAGCTTTGATGCGCCTATGTCCCCATGTGCCAGCCAGGCCCCTGCCAGCAACAACTCCGCTCCAGCCAACATGGCCTCACCAGGGGTTAACCAAGTCTCCAGCAGCACAGTGGATTCTTCCACAGGAGCATGTGTCGGAACAGAGCATGCTCAGATTGACTTTGACTCCATGCTTGACGATGGGGACCACTCCAGCCTGATGTCAGGCACCCTGAGTCCAGGTCTACTACAGAGCCTCTCACAGAGTTCCTCACGTCTCACCACCCCTCGTAACTCTGTCACTCTCGCGTCCGTACCAGCAGGGATTGGCAATATGGCCATTGGTGACATGAACTCCATGCTCACAGCCTTGGCTGAGGAAAGCAAGTTCCTCAACCTGATAAGCTGA